A window of Pirellula sp. SH-Sr6A contains these coding sequences:
- a CDS encoding ArsR/SmtB family transcription factor, protein MNTPPMITWMQSLSDPIRARLLRLLDRSELTVAELCTTLQLPQSTVSRHLKVLVDEAWISSRRDGTSNLYRMRNSEIDAGQKKLWQVVKLQSVLESTAEQDDARLEQVIEARRSRSQAFFSSSAEKWDRMRSDLFGTRLDAFVLASLANPDLIVGDLGCGTGAFSHFVAPWVRKVFAVDGSSTMLQSARKRLKDFSNVEVRKGELSHLPLEDESLSIGVMALVLPYLPSPLDALREAHRVVQVRGQLILLDMLPHDRSEYREQMGHQWLGFSEQQMSTWLEDSGWSLDRLLPLPPDPDAKGTGLFLVKATRNR, encoded by the coding sequence ATGAATACACCGCCAATGATTACTTGGATGCAAAGCCTCTCGGATCCGATCCGCGCCCGCCTGCTGAGGTTGCTGGACCGATCGGAGTTAACCGTGGCGGAATTGTGCACCACATTGCAACTGCCGCAAAGCACGGTGAGCCGGCACTTGAAAGTCCTGGTAGATGAAGCGTGGATATCCTCTCGCCGGGATGGGACCAGCAACCTCTACCGCATGCGAAATTCCGAAATTGACGCGGGACAAAAGAAACTCTGGCAAGTCGTGAAACTACAGAGTGTTCTGGAGTCCACGGCAGAACAAGACGATGCACGATTGGAGCAGGTTATCGAAGCGAGGCGTTCACGTTCCCAGGCGTTCTTCTCCTCCAGCGCCGAAAAGTGGGACCGAATGCGCAGCGACTTGTTCGGAACCCGGTTGGACGCATTCGTTCTCGCCTCTCTAGCCAATCCGGATCTGATCGTTGGTGATTTGGGATGCGGCACGGGCGCCTTCTCCCATTTCGTGGCTCCTTGGGTGCGGAAGGTGTTTGCGGTCGATGGCTCGTCGACCATGTTGCAGTCCGCTCGTAAGCGACTCAAGGATTTTTCCAACGTGGAAGTCCGCAAAGGAGAGCTTTCGCATCTCCCGCTCGAGGACGAATCCCTTTCCATTGGGGTTATGGCTTTGGTGCTCCCCTATCTACCCAGTCCATTGGACGCATTGCGGGAAGCGCATCGGGTCGTGCAGGTACGAGGTCAATTGATTCTTCTGGATATGCTCCCCCATGATCGTTCGGAGTATCGCGAGCAAATGGGGCACCAGTGGCTCGGTTTTTCGGAGCAACAAATGAGTACTTGGCTGGAAGATTCCG
- the flgK gene encoding flagellar hook-associated protein FlgK: MSLFSAIQGSANALRVNQLGLQVVGNNIANVNTPGYVRQDLVVAPALGYRAGDLIIGQGVQAVAVEQKLDNFVLERLRQTQSQLSYQEVLESANGELESFLNELTGNDISTRMSNLSSAFQEVANQPGSESIRALAIQRGQELASQLRSVSDSVTKASLRNRDEVGQAVQQINRLVDSIAKLNLRIVEMEGGSMSDAVGLRDERLKAMDELSNYVDITTQEQPNGAVTVFVGGDYLVTDAIPRKVKAELVDDGEFSNLELRFEDTDARVNVSGGKIRGLYEAAQMATSQGFLGKLDSLTRDIIHVVNRIHSQGQGSQGFRSLQSEVIVNKTDVPLEVSNPDFNIENGSFTITLTDRRTSSSTTYEIPVRQQGMTTDTTPEQLAAAIDSIVGLSASVTNNGRFEIRSESEALTFSFSNDTSGALASLGINTFFTGDTASTIQVRSEITQDPTKLAISTSGVGNGAANAIRLAEAFNSPSSLLGGRSLNGIYDAIISDTTREINTQKGIADGLRNFQQTLESKHLGISGVNLDEEAVKMMLFQRAFQAQSRLVSVASDLLETLVNII; the protein is encoded by the coding sequence ATGAGTCTATTCAGCGCGATCCAAGGTTCTGCCAATGCACTTCGGGTGAATCAACTCGGTCTGCAAGTCGTCGGCAATAACATTGCCAACGTCAATACGCCTGGATATGTCCGCCAGGATCTCGTCGTCGCTCCCGCCCTGGGATACCGAGCTGGCGATTTGATTATCGGCCAGGGCGTCCAAGCTGTCGCGGTCGAACAAAAACTCGACAACTTTGTTCTCGAACGACTGCGACAGACGCAAAGTCAACTTAGCTATCAGGAAGTCCTCGAGTCAGCCAACGGCGAACTCGAATCATTTTTGAACGAGCTGACCGGGAACGATATCTCGACCCGGATGAGCAACCTCTCCTCCGCCTTTCAAGAGGTCGCGAATCAACCCGGAAGTGAATCGATCCGCGCCTTGGCGATCCAGCGTGGGCAAGAACTCGCGTCGCAGCTCCGATCCGTCTCCGATAGCGTGACCAAAGCGTCGCTCCGCAATCGGGATGAAGTAGGACAGGCCGTTCAACAAATCAACCGATTGGTGGATTCCATTGCCAAGCTAAATCTACGGATCGTAGAAATGGAAGGAGGCTCGATGTCCGATGCCGTCGGCCTGCGCGACGAACGACTCAAAGCGATGGACGAACTCTCCAACTACGTCGACATCACGACGCAAGAGCAACCTAACGGTGCGGTCACCGTGTTTGTCGGAGGGGACTATTTGGTCACCGATGCCATCCCTCGCAAAGTCAAAGCCGAATTGGTGGACGATGGCGAATTCTCGAATCTTGAGTTGCGGTTCGAAGACACCGACGCGCGTGTCAACGTATCAGGTGGAAAGATTCGCGGATTGTACGAAGCGGCCCAGATGGCAACCAGCCAAGGATTTCTCGGCAAATTGGACTCGCTGACCCGGGACATCATTCACGTTGTGAACCGAATCCACTCGCAAGGCCAAGGGTCCCAAGGATTTCGAAGTCTCCAGAGCGAGGTCATCGTTAACAAGACCGATGTACCATTGGAAGTTTCCAACCCTGACTTCAATATCGAGAACGGCTCGTTCACGATCACGCTGACCGACCGACGAACCAGTAGTTCCACCACTTACGAAATCCCTGTTCGCCAGCAGGGAATGACGACCGATACCACACCCGAACAGCTCGCGGCAGCCATCGACTCGATCGTAGGGCTATCCGCTTCCGTTACCAATAATGGTCGATTCGAAATCCGCTCCGAATCCGAAGCGTTAACGTTCAGCTTCTCGAACGACACCAGTGGTGCTCTGGCATCCCTGGGAATCAACACGTTCTTTACTGGAGATACCGCCAGTACCATTCAAGTCCGCTCGGAGATTACCCAAGACCCGACCAAGCTCGCGATCAGTACCAGCGGTGTCGGAAACGGTGCAGCGAACGCCATTCGATTGGCGGAAGCCTTCAATAGTCCCTCCTCCCTCTTGGGCGGTCGCAGCCTGAACGGTATCTATGATGCGATCATTTCGGATACCACCCGCGAGATCAATACTCAAAAAGGGATCGCCGATGGACTCCGTAACTTTCAACAGACTCTCGAGTCCAAGCACCTGGGGATCTCCGGGGTGAATCTCGATGAAGAAGCGGTCAAGATGATGCTCTTTCAGAGAGCTTTTCAAGCGCAATCGCGTCTCGTGTCGGTCGCTTCCGACCTCCTCGAAACTCTCGTTAACATCATCTAA
- a CDS encoding BBP7 family outer membrane beta-barrel protein, producing MKINRKTLSLIIASLCGTSASAYAVGQDVPQSSPLASSGRIADNSASGEGTVGSDPRMGNIRSMEPSVPFAQTTNHPVSFQPAEFHVPGTLASHHASSSRSCESGSGCESMASCGDLGTSWVETEAILWWGKGFTNTPLIMSGNTPGGLPVNVLSGGEDNPVGNEMFAGMRVTAGKWLDCDKNYGLQGRVYGLFGSETSQTFGNTGVSNGVAYFDVNAGPSFYLVNLDASPNGANTGTITESTDLNFIGADASLRTLMIGDSAHRIDLLTGYTFMRLDSGYTLETSVTDGITNPIQNGTVIVTRDNFGTKNTFHGGHIGFASDLTSGRFTMSLLGKVALGNMEQRTQTSGFYSETPPNSPAATEDRGLFAQPQNSGTTSRDRFTFLPEAGAKLKYRLGRGQIGVGYTLLVMPNVALAADQIDTTIDFANINGVMSRPLPRFQTDTYFLHGLDLGYTVQF from the coding sequence ATGAAAATCAATCGTAAGACCCTATCTTTGATTATTGCCTCTCTATGCGGAACGAGTGCGTCTGCGTATGCCGTAGGCCAAGACGTCCCGCAATCCTCCCCTCTCGCTAGCAGCGGTCGCATTGCAGACAACTCTGCTTCAGGCGAAGGGACCGTCGGTAGTGATCCTCGTATGGGGAACATCCGGTCGATGGAACCGTCCGTTCCATTCGCCCAAACGACGAACCATCCGGTCTCATTTCAGCCAGCTGAATTTCATGTTCCTGGCACTCTCGCCAGCCATCATGCCAGCAGTTCGCGAAGTTGCGAATCGGGCTCCGGATGCGAGTCGATGGCTAGCTGTGGTGATTTGGGAACCAGCTGGGTCGAAACCGAAGCGATCCTATGGTGGGGCAAGGGCTTTACCAACACACCATTGATCATGTCGGGCAACACTCCTGGCGGTCTCCCAGTCAACGTGCTGAGCGGTGGCGAAGACAATCCAGTCGGCAACGAAATGTTCGCCGGCATGCGTGTCACCGCTGGCAAGTGGCTCGATTGCGACAAGAACTATGGTCTGCAAGGCCGCGTTTATGGTCTCTTCGGAAGTGAAACGTCTCAAACGTTTGGCAACACCGGAGTTTCCAACGGTGTCGCTTACTTCGACGTGAACGCAGGACCATCCTTTTACTTGGTCAACCTGGACGCATCGCCCAACGGTGCGAACACCGGTACCATCACCGAATCGACCGACCTCAACTTCATCGGGGCGGACGCGTCGCTTCGCACATTGATGATCGGCGACTCCGCTCACCGCATCGATCTTCTAACCGGCTACACGTTCATGCGACTCGATAGCGGATACACGCTGGAGACCTCGGTAACCGATGGAATTACGAATCCGATCCAGAATGGTACCGTGATCGTAACCCGCGATAACTTTGGGACCAAAAACACGTTCCATGGGGGGCACATCGGATTTGCAAGCGATCTGACATCGGGTCGCTTCACCATGAGTCTCCTCGGGAAAGTCGCGTTGGGGAACATGGAGCAGAGAACCCAAACCTCAGGCTTCTACAGCGAAACGCCTCCCAACTCTCCGGCTGCTACCGAAGATCGTGGGCTCTTTGCTCAACCGCAAAACAGCGGAACAACCAGCCGCGATCGATTCACCTTCCTTCCTGAAGCAGGTGCGAAGCTGAAGTATCGACTGGGACGAGGTCAAATCGGTGTCGGATACACTCTGCTCGTGATGCCAAACGTTGCATTGGCTGCAGACCAAATCGATACCACCATCGACTTCGCCAATATCAATGGAGTCATGAGCCGACCGCTCCCGAGATTCCAAACCGATACCTACTTCCTGCATGGCCTGGATCTGGGATACACGGTCCAGTTCTAA
- a CDS encoding preprotein translocase subunit SecA: MNSSIPSSQNATGDSNGDSFMNTPPIPSASSPPPPTRNRNPKETSAAVPPTPGLPPTTKAASEKKLHLPYKPHVSAGWKLPGVAQYKVNQWLGQVRLVNSWESQRRGLSDSQIRKEALSLIYRAKSGELLEDLLPETYSLVREAGRRAMNMRHYDVQILGGTCLFYGCIAEMQTGEGKTLTATLPMVLHSLVGKGAHLATVNDYLAERDADWMRPLYDALGLSVGIVLTNHNQDERRRAYSADVTYGTAKEFGFDFLRDRLLMRAQGRAVDDFLGAGSSERWSSSGEQPVQRGMHFVLVDEADSILIDEARTPLIIGSLGDEAREVVIATYKWAAKHAPLFELKEHFTIEEDNRKIELTGKGRQFVRALPRDEVIRLAALVDLYEYIERAIKVHRDFSLDRQYVVRDGEIVIVDEFTGRLAEGRKWRDGIHQAIEAKENIDVSVPTGQAARITVQDLFLRYKRLGGMTGTAATSAGEMRRIYKTPVVQVPTNRPPKRIRLPDIVCPDMMTKFHAIVEEVKGIHAKGRPILIGTRSIDKSSILANLLRDEGLGVQVLNAYEVEREAEIVSRAGERGAITVATNMAGRGTDIKLQDEIREIGGMFVICTELHDAARIDRQLIGRCGRQGDPGSYRQYLGMDDEILRNGLGAKVSEKMKKIGAAEVQNPRAIHKLNRFASQFKRAQRKVEKKHFRDRMALLYHEKERTKIQREMGQDPYLDTAE, from the coding sequence ATGAATAGCAGCATTCCATCCAGCCAAAACGCAACAGGGGATTCAAACGGGGATAGCTTCATGAACACGCCTCCCATCCCCTCGGCGAGTTCCCCCCCGCCGCCAACGCGAAATCGAAATCCGAAAGAGACTTCTGCAGCGGTTCCACCCACGCCCGGTCTTCCCCCGACCACGAAGGCCGCATCGGAAAAGAAACTACACCTCCCCTACAAGCCACACGTTTCGGCAGGTTGGAAACTACCCGGGGTCGCCCAATACAAAGTCAATCAGTGGCTGGGACAAGTCCGCTTGGTCAATTCGTGGGAATCGCAGCGCAGGGGGCTGAGCGATAGCCAGATCCGCAAGGAAGCGCTTTCGCTTATCTACAGAGCCAAAAGTGGAGAACTGCTCGAAGATCTGCTCCCAGAGACCTATTCGCTCGTTCGAGAAGCGGGCCGCCGTGCGATGAACATGCGTCATTACGATGTTCAGATTCTCGGTGGTACCTGCCTGTTCTACGGTTGCATTGCCGAAATGCAAACAGGGGAAGGAAAAACGCTCACCGCCACCCTACCGATGGTGCTCCATTCCTTGGTAGGTAAAGGTGCTCACTTGGCCACCGTGAATGATTATTTGGCGGAACGGGACGCCGATTGGATGCGTCCTCTCTATGACGCATTGGGATTATCCGTCGGCATCGTTCTCACCAATCACAATCAGGACGAGCGTCGCCGCGCCTACTCCGCGGACGTCACCTATGGAACCGCGAAAGAGTTTGGCTTCGATTTTCTGCGAGATCGTTTGTTGATGCGTGCGCAGGGCCGCGCGGTGGATGATTTCCTCGGTGCAGGGTCGAGCGAGCGGTGGTCTTCCTCGGGGGAACAGCCGGTTCAGCGTGGCATGCATTTTGTTCTGGTCGACGAGGCGGACAGCATTCTGATCGACGAGGCCCGTACTCCATTGATCATCGGCTCCCTCGGTGATGAAGCCCGGGAAGTGGTGATTGCCACTTACAAATGGGCAGCCAAACATGCTCCCCTCTTTGAATTGAAAGAGCATTTCACCATCGAAGAGGACAATCGAAAGATTGAGCTGACAGGGAAGGGACGGCAGTTTGTTCGGGCGTTGCCACGCGATGAAGTCATTCGACTCGCGGCCTTGGTCGACCTTTACGAATATATTGAACGGGCGATCAAAGTTCATCGCGACTTCTCGCTGGATCGGCAGTACGTTGTCCGAGATGGCGAAATTGTGATCGTCGATGAATTCACCGGGCGACTTGCCGAGGGGCGCAAATGGCGAGACGGTATTCACCAAGCCATCGAGGCCAAAGAAAACATTGATGTCTCCGTCCCCACAGGCCAGGCAGCGAGGATCACCGTCCAAGACCTCTTTTTGCGATACAAGCGTCTCGGTGGAATGACCGGGACGGCAGCCACCAGCGCGGGGGAGATGCGCCGCATCTATAAAACGCCTGTCGTGCAAGTTCCTACGAATAGACCCCCGAAACGGATTCGACTGCCAGACATTGTTTGCCCCGACATGATGACCAAATTCCACGCCATTGTCGAAGAGGTAAAGGGCATTCACGCCAAAGGGAGGCCGATATTGATTGGGACCCGTTCGATCGATAAATCCTCGATCTTGGCAAATCTTCTGCGCGACGAAGGTTTGGGCGTTCAAGTCCTGAATGCGTATGAAGTCGAAAGGGAAGCAGAAATTGTTTCGCGCGCCGGAGAACGAGGCGCAATCACTGTCGCGACCAACATGGCAGGTCGGGGAACCGACATCAAATTACAAGATGAGATCCGAGAGATTGGAGGGATGTTCGTTATCTGTACGGAGCTGCACGATGCGGCGCGCATCGACCGCCAGCTCATCGGACGATGCGGTCGGCAAGGCGACCCTGGCTCCTACCGTCAATATCTCGGAATGGACGATGAAATCCTCCGGAATGGGCTGGGCGCAAAAGTATCCGAAAAGATGAAGAAGATCGGAGCCGCCGAGGTTCAGAATCCTCGAGCGATCCACAAACTCAATCGATTCGCTTCCCAATTCAAACGGGCTCAAAGAAAAGTCGAGAAGAAACACTTCCGAGATCGGATGGCCCTCCTTTATCACGAAAAGGAACGGACTAAGATTCAGAGAGAAATGGGACAAGACCCCTATCTCGATACTGCGGAATAA
- a CDS encoding DnaA ATPase domain-containing protein, translating to MPASADPLTSLAIHSPRPRKNSTLILPGFKPLLDSFLIGPENEALRELSQATSIAKLHERSPLLLLGSSGVGKTAVAMTLATRWINDAPNRTYAIVSALDFARSMVLAIESDDMPRFREQYRQVSCLVIDNAHELSGKEGSQNELIEVLNAHEGQDSLVILTSLTLPAFIPGWNHALASRMIAGYSLELQHPGATTRSELIKRLSDAQSLPISEEERNEINSQLGDNQSLHQLQGLLLRWRHHHRAHEGRVKPNKSKVIESLVESQTPSPKTPLEIAKSVAREMRQTMEAMRGPSRKASVVRARGLAMHLIREWTDASYQAIGGLFGDRDHTTVMHACKKIEDAIASDPELLRCIDRVRQKLLP from the coding sequence ATGCCAGCATCTGCTGATCCGCTCACGTCCCTGGCTATTCATTCGCCTCGTCCGCGCAAAAACAGCACTCTGATCTTGCCCGGTTTTAAACCGTTGTTGGACAGCTTTTTGATCGGACCTGAAAACGAGGCCTTGCGGGAGCTATCGCAAGCCACTTCGATTGCCAAACTTCACGAACGAAGTCCATTGCTCCTGTTGGGGTCCTCGGGTGTTGGAAAAACCGCGGTCGCCATGACCCTGGCGACGCGTTGGATCAACGATGCCCCCAATCGAACTTATGCGATCGTCTCCGCCCTGGACTTCGCAAGGTCGATGGTGCTCGCTATCGAATCCGATGACATGCCCCGCTTCCGCGAACAGTACCGCCAAGTCTCTTGTTTAGTGATCGACAATGCCCACGAGCTCAGCGGAAAAGAGGGCTCGCAGAACGAATTGATCGAGGTCCTCAACGCTCATGAGGGCCAGGACTCATTGGTGATTCTAACCTCACTCACCTTGCCGGCCTTCATTCCCGGTTGGAACCATGCGTTGGCTAGCAGAATGATCGCGGGTTACAGTTTGGAATTGCAGCACCCGGGTGCAACCACCCGTTCCGAACTGATCAAAAGATTGAGCGATGCACAGTCGCTTCCTATTTCGGAAGAAGAGAGAAATGAAATCAACTCCCAGCTGGGTGACAATCAATCTCTTCATCAACTCCAAGGGTTATTGCTCCGTTGGCGGCATCACCATCGAGCCCACGAGGGACGTGTGAAGCCGAACAAGTCAAAAGTCATCGAATCGTTGGTGGAGTCGCAAACCCCCTCTCCGAAAACTCCCCTCGAGATTGCAAAGTCGGTCGCGAGGGAAATGCGACAAACCATGGAAGCAATGAGAGGCCCAAGCCGCAAAGCAAGCGTGGTTCGGGCTCGAGGGCTAGCCATGCATTTGATCCGGGAGTGGACAGACGCCTCCTACCAAGCGATCGGCGGTTTATTCGGAGACCGAGACCATACGACCGTCATGCATGCGTGCAAGAAAATCGAGGATGCTATTGCCAGCGATCCCGAGCTCTTGCGGTGCATCGACCGAGTTCGCCAAAAACTCCTCCCTTGA
- a CDS encoding flagellin, producing the protein MLSSFYPVVAGRTSDAANRYRSLYQVQMGKMGLQDLESQLSSGMRYTLPSQDPTSALRVISLQRELEFRDQTIKNLDSSQSYLNATEANLSNIQDLMTELRGLGVEASTNVAGVEERTGWINQIEASITRLQSLANAKHIDRYLFSGGLVGTPTVTNSREGIQYNGNDMSLLTLTDSGDYLAHNVTGQKALGLLSDAMIGRNDLNPIATETTRIADLNHGQGIAPGAIRLSDGVNQVTIDLAKSEFVGDILDRVNGNVSLNGREVSATLVNGRLAFQYADGDPGILRIQEVATGRTASDLGVVTNEPAPTLPIIGRPLEPAIRLTTKLSQLNDGAGLPWGDGLRISQGGRNFDVLFTGAETIEDAINLIHRSEAPVIASISPDGRGLQIKSRISGTDFSIGELNGNLAESLGLRTFHGQTRISELNYGQGMETIQGADLIIRRNDGTELGVDLDNATTIQDVLDTINNHVDNQVIETRITASLASTGNGIVLTSAIPSVPLDPDPGPIRIRSAGGSQAASVLGLVPRGQSESTAQLVGSEFVYTGSDPNPQEVRGIFNSLTRLRDAIDHQDLAEIARSVQLMDQDLERLSLSRGSLGVEQQRIDNLKAIKEESRVALKADESNQIEADMVSVISQLNARQVSYEASLRLLASANQLSLFNYL; encoded by the coding sequence ATGCTAAGCTCCTTTTATCCCGTCGTAGCTGGACGAACTAGCGATGCCGCCAATCGCTATCGATCTCTCTATCAGGTCCAGATGGGAAAGATGGGACTTCAGGACTTGGAGTCGCAGCTCAGCAGCGGTATGCGTTACACGCTTCCGAGCCAAGATCCAACGTCTGCACTTCGGGTCATCAGTTTGCAACGTGAGCTCGAATTCCGAGATCAGACGATCAAGAATCTCGACTCTTCACAAAGTTACCTCAACGCAACGGAAGCAAACCTTTCGAATATCCAAGACCTTATGACGGAGCTTCGCGGCTTGGGTGTCGAAGCATCGACGAACGTTGCAGGCGTGGAGGAACGAACCGGCTGGATCAACCAGATCGAGGCTTCCATCACGCGATTGCAATCCTTGGCCAACGCAAAGCATATTGACCGCTACCTCTTTTCCGGTGGGTTGGTTGGGACTCCGACAGTGACGAATAGTCGCGAAGGAATCCAGTACAACGGAAACGATATGAGTTTGCTCACTCTGACCGACAGCGGTGACTATCTGGCACATAACGTGACCGGCCAAAAGGCATTAGGCCTCCTCTCCGATGCGATGATCGGACGCAACGATTTGAATCCCATTGCAACGGAAACAACTCGCATCGCCGATCTGAATCATGGGCAAGGCATCGCTCCGGGGGCAATCCGTCTGTCCGATGGCGTGAATCAAGTTACGATCGACCTCGCCAAGTCCGAGTTCGTCGGAGATATTCTCGATCGCGTCAACGGTAACGTTTCGTTGAACGGCCGAGAAGTGTCGGCGACCTTGGTCAACGGGAGGTTGGCGTTCCAGTATGCCGATGGAGACCCAGGAATCCTACGGATCCAAGAAGTTGCAACGGGACGGACCGCGAGCGACTTGGGGGTGGTTACGAACGAGCCCGCTCCGACATTACCGATTATCGGCCGACCCCTCGAACCCGCCATTCGATTGACGACCAAGCTTTCTCAATTGAACGATGGCGCAGGGTTGCCATGGGGTGATGGGCTTCGAATTTCGCAGGGTGGCAGGAATTTTGATGTCTTGTTCACCGGCGCTGAAACAATCGAAGACGCTATCAATCTGATCCATCGCTCGGAGGCTCCCGTCATCGCTTCCATTTCGCCCGACGGACGAGGGCTTCAGATCAAATCTCGGATCAGCGGAACCGACTTTTCGATCGGGGAATTGAATGGGAATCTGGCAGAATCACTGGGACTGCGCACCTTCCACGGTCAAACCCGAATCTCCGAGCTGAACTACGGCCAAGGAATGGAGACGATCCAAGGTGCGGATCTGATCATTCGCCGCAATGACGGAACCGAACTCGGGGTTGATCTAGACAATGCAACGACCATTCAGGACGTTCTCGATACGATCAACAACCATGTGGACAATCAAGTGATCGAGACCCGGATCACCGCTTCCCTAGCTTCCACCGGAAATGGAATTGTGCTGACGTCCGCCATACCGAGCGTCCCTTTGGATCCTGACCCAGGACCGATCCGGATCCGCTCGGCGGGAGGCAGCCAAGCTGCTTCGGTGCTGGGCTTAGTTCCGCGTGGCCAATCGGAGTCAACCGCACAACTGGTGGGGTCGGAGTTCGTCTACACAGGTTCCGATCCTAACCCACAAGAAGTTCGAGGAATCTTCAATTCCCTGACTCGTCTCCGGGACGCGATCGACCATCAAGATTTAGCCGAGATCGCGAGATCCGTCCAACTCATGGACCAAGACTTGGAAAGGCTTAGCCTCAGTCGAGGTTCTCTAGGTGTCGAGCAGCAACGCATCGATAACTTGAAAGCGATCAAAGAAGAATCTCGAGTCGCTCTGAAAGCGGACGAATCGAACCAGATCGAAGCGGATATGGTTTCGGTCATTTCGCAGTTGAATGCTCGGCAAGTCTCGTACGAAGCCAGTCTTCGACTATTGGCGAGCGCCAATCAGCTATCGCTTTTCAACTACTTGTGA
- a CDS encoding ferrochelatase yields MDAVPIDSILLVSFGGPEGMDDVIPFLENVLRGKNVPKERMLEVADHYRHFGGISPINQQCRDLLKAIRGECQARGIDLPIYWGNRNWHPLLPDTLREMANEGKKRAIAFFTSMFSCYSGCRQYRENIADAQTAVGENAPLVEKVRMGFNHPKFIAAQADCVRAGLEQIPAPELATTKLLYCAHSIPMGMSQYSRYVEQLREAARLVSEAVGHGNWELVFQSRSGPPQQPWLEPDVCDRIEQLANEEGLQSVVLVPLGFISDHMEVLYDLDEEAAQLCKEKGIGFVRAHSVGIHPEFVSMIVDLIEERLATGTARPFVGTYGPSHDLCPANCCLYPQTARPMPSPSQVVEKR; encoded by the coding sequence CTGGACGCCGTCCCCATTGATTCGATTCTTCTCGTCTCCTTCGGGGGGCCGGAAGGGATGGATGATGTGATACCGTTTCTGGAAAATGTTCTCCGCGGTAAGAATGTCCCGAAGGAACGCATGCTGGAGGTAGCGGATCACTATAGACACTTTGGTGGCATCAGCCCGATCAATCAGCAATGCCGTGATCTTTTGAAGGCGATACGCGGGGAGTGCCAAGCGCGCGGCATCGATTTGCCCATTTACTGGGGTAACCGCAATTGGCATCCCCTGCTGCCCGACACGCTTCGCGAGATGGCAAACGAGGGAAAGAAAAGGGCGATCGCCTTTTTCACATCGATGTTTAGCTGCTATAGCGGCTGCCGACAATATCGCGAAAACATCGCCGATGCTCAGACTGCGGTCGGAGAGAATGCCCCTTTGGTCGAGAAGGTGCGTATGGGATTCAACCATCCCAAGTTCATCGCCGCCCAAGCAGACTGTGTCCGTGCAGGTTTGGAACAAATCCCTGCACCCGAGCTCGCCACGACCAAATTGCTTTATTGCGCCCACAGTATTCCAATGGGAATGTCGCAATACTCTCGGTATGTGGAACAGTTGCGTGAAGCGGCTCGACTAGTTTCCGAGGCCGTGGGGCACGGAAATTGGGAGCTGGTGTTCCAAAGTCGCTCTGGGCCTCCTCAGCAACCTTGGCTCGAGCCCGATGTGTGTGACCGAATCGAGCAACTCGCCAACGAGGAAGGCCTCCAAAGCGTGGTTCTTGTACCGCTCGGGTTTATTTCCGATCACATGGAGGTCCTCTACGATTTAGATGAAGAGGCAGCACAACTTTGCAAGGAAAAAGGGATCGGATTTGTGCGCGCCCATTCCGTGGGTATTCACCCAGAGTTCGTTTCGATGATCGTCGACTTGATCGAAGAGCGACTGGCGACTGGTACGGCGAGGCCGTTTGTTGGCACTTATGGGCCAAGTCACGATCTTTGTCCAGCGAACTGCTGTCTCTACCCACAGACAGCTCGACCTATGCCAAGTCCATCACAAGTAGTTGAAAAGCGATAG